The genomic interval caacatctttacaataccgtttaaaataaaaataaataaataaatcaaatgccTGTAGCATCTCAGACTTTGTTATATAGTAGTAAATCTAGACTTTTTACTGCATTTCTCTTGACCCATACAATAGATAATAGCTGCTGTAACTACtttggtaaattaataggaaggcagtgatgaaaagttacagtgccttgttcttgctgagtatttgtgtttcatttactgacaatcacgtTTGCGAGCTATTATTGTTTAGTAGGgcggtttatattaaatatgacgtCACTTATTTATAGCCTACTCGGATAATCTCACGCGTGGCAGTTTTCATAACTTGAGATGTCTGTGTTCATTAGTCAGTTCTAATGAACACAGAGGCTCACCAACAGAGAAACGGTGAATACAAAAACGTGCCCATATCACCTTAAACCGTGTGAACTTggtaatcatggtatagaaaCATGATTgcggtttcaaaaccgtggcagtttaTACCGCGGTTTAATATAAAACCGGTATACTGTGACATCCCTACACAAAGctcattaaaacaacacaaacagcgcgttttacctttccattttgtactttttgtaaaaaaaaaaaacaaaaaaaaacttccaaacgTCTGAcggcattattttaaattatattaaattgaCAATTTAACTAGTGAAATCTTGTCCTGAAATGCGGCCTACCTCTAGCCTctcctgtagtttttttttttttttttttttggtcacgcTTACTCTGAAAACGTTCGTGCTGCGTAGTTGGCGGggaggtttttattattattatttaaaggaaccaaaggaaaAGCAAGGGATAAGAACCGAACAGACCTGTGGATATTAAAGattggtggcattcctgatgctCCTTCCAGATAGAGTCCTGCGCGCTTCCAGATGTTGGTTTTAGGGCTCTCAACAGAATAATTATACCAATTTCAAAGTTAAGTTAattacattatatacattattaaATGTTGCAAGCACTAATGACAGCGTTACTTACAAAGTAGGTATCCTCATCGTTGATCTTTGTGGTTGTTTGGTTGATGGTATCAAAGCAATTGAAGGAAATGTTTTCTTGAACCTGAAGATGACTTGGAGAACAGATAGCAATACTTAatactgtattttctgttttcaggactgccTTATCCAGGTGAAAGCCAAGGAACAAAGATGGAGTCTGTTTACAAACAGGAGGAGGTTCAGGAATTGGTACctatctgcattaaacaggagatgcctgaactggagcctgtccacattaaagaagagactgaactggagcctgtccacattaaagaagagactgaactggagcctgtccacattaaagaagagactgaactggagcctgtccacatgaaagaagagactgaactggagcctgtccacattaaagaagagactgaactggagcctgtccacattaaagaagagactgaactggagcctgtccacattaaagaagaagagactgaactggagcctgtccacattaaagaagagactgaactggagcctgtccacattaaagaagagactgaactggagcctgtccacattaaagatgAGTCTATTAAGTTGTTTAAGGATTCAGAAAACATATCCCAGCCAAAGATATCGCATCAGTGTCTtgaatgtgggaaaagcttcagtcagttaggaaacctaaaaagacaccagcaaattcacactggagagaggccacatcactgcactgactgtgggGAGAGTTTTAGTCGTTCAGGAAGCCTAAAAATACACCTGCGAATTCACACTGgcgagaagccatatcactgtactgaatgtggtaAGAGCTTCAGTCACTCAGGAAACATGAAAAATCACCAGCTAATTCATgcaggagagaaactgtatagctgttctgactgtgggaagagtttcagtcactcaggaaacctgaaaaaacaccagcgaattcacacaggagagaaactgtatagctgttctgactgtgggaagagtttcattcagtcagtagaCCTGAGAAAACAcctgcgaattcacacaggagagaaactgtatcactgctctgactgtgggaagagtttcagtcagtcaggagacctgagaacacaccagcgtattcacacaggagagaaaccatatcgctgctctaactgtgggaagagtttcaggcagTCACAGAacctgaaaatacaccagcgtattcacacaggagagaaaccgtaccgctgctctgactgtgggaagagtttcagaaagTCACAgaatctgaaaacacaccagcgtattcacacaggagagaaaccatatcactgctctgactgtgggaagagtttcagtcggtcagtaacactgaaaacacaccagcgaattcacagaggagagaaaccgtattgctgctctgactgtgggaagagtttccgttttaaacaaggccttcaaagccaccagcaaattcacacaggagagaaaccgtaccgctgctctgactgtgggaagagtttctgtCGTAAACAAcgccttcaaaaacaccagcgaattcacagaagaGAGAAACCTTAGACTCTGTTCAATGGGACCTTTCACTCATGAGGAAAAAAcgttaaccttgcattatgaatccctgtgtaattactgtgttatgtGTCACTCTTAatagcatgcattttaaatggtaaaattgCACTTCAACTCTCTTGCACTCTGAATGTGTCAGAAAGTGGGTGGAGATgcggacacgtcacaagaggcttctctgctgtcagtttaactctgGCTGTCAATACAGTCAGTGCCTGGGGgcaggaatatgcagaaaggaaacttttccacacctcatctgatggacgagtcaggagaaatcaATAACTCAGTGTGGAAATGAGTTTTAGGATTTAACATTTGAACTTCattaacttgaaaataaataaattgatgggAACGAGTATCCTAACCCCGGATGaagcatcccagagacaagactgcaGCGTCCTTACTGGGCAACCGCCTGGAGGATGTGTCTTGTGAATTCATCACGATTCAAAAACGAATGAAAACTGATAGTGTTGCATGACTGTATTATGACATGAATGAGTGAATATTGCGTGACGTGTCTCTTTGCAgtgtgcattgtccatgcttgtgtttgtgttgcttttgtaAACTGCCCTGAGTAATAGCAGTGTAGCAGGCATGTGTACAGATCTTAGGTACAGAAAGTCAAATTGTGTAATCTGAGTTCTAATGAGACTTGACTGTACAATTAAACCCTGTGCATGCTGATTAACGATTCATTAATTATACAACAAAATACTGAGCAATGTTAAAAACAACACCTATGTCTAAATTGTATTCAAATGAGCACcattgaatagcagcgctgtgcctctctgagtggttctcattgaatagcagcgctgtgcctctctgagtggttctcattgaatagcagcgctgtgcctctctgagtggttctcattgaatagcagcgctgcgcctctctgagtggttctcattgaatagcagcgctgcgcctctctgagtggttctcattgaatagcagcgctgtgcctctctgagtggttctcattgaatagcagcgctgtgcctctctgagtggttctcattgaatagcagcgctgtgcctctgagtggttctcattgaatagcagcgctgcgcctctgagtggttctcattgaatagcagcgctgtgcctctctgagtggttctcattgaatagcagcgctgcgcctctctgagtggttctcattgaatagcagcgctgcgcctctctgagtggttctcattgaatagcagcgctgcgcctctctgagtggttctcattgaatagcagcgctgcgcctctctgagtggttctcattgaatagcagcgctgtgcctctctgagtggttctcattgaatagcagcgctgcgcctctctgagtggttctcattgaatagcagcgctgtgcctctctgagtggttctcagtGAATAGCAGCGCTGTGTCTCTCTGAGTGGTTATCAGTGCTGGATTCTTCATCATGTTGTGGCGCAGCACCCGGGCCGACTCTGCATTCAGAGGATATAGAGGAGGGGCTGGGAAAGGGACTTTTAGGTAGTGAAAATAACATGAAAATAACAGTGTGAGTTACAACTAATCATGCTTTTTATATGTTAAATGATCCCATATACAATAAATGGTAATTTtagattatttttgtttgtcatgATTTGTGTTGTTTGACGCTGTAGAGAATTCCTGTTGTTTTCCaagatgctggttaatctttcCCTCTAGTACCAGCTAGCGCACAGCTCCTGGGTATTGCAACACTTCAGCAAGTTTAGAGCTCGGATGCAGTGCTTTAAACCCCACAGTTAACTCCAGGTGAAGAAGATGGAAACCACCCACCCCTCCCTCTACAAACGTAGAGTCAAATGAAActtttaaatttcaaaatacataatatttattaCCATTACCCACTTGCTGAGCTGCTCTGCAAGGACACTTTTTTGTTATGTGGTactggtataaataaataataaacaagaaaAATCTTTAAAGTCTTCAGTTTCCAAACGGTGAGTTAGCTGGAAATACTGCTTTACAAGTTTACGTGAACCGGTTAGAAAAAATATAACTCCATTGACAATAATTCAAATGTGTTGCGTTCCTAAAAACAATATTGCACCGTGGTTTGTTTCATCCTGTCACCTCTTCTTTCCCCTTAGTAGTAGTAGAAAGTTGATCTGGTTGGCCAGCTGTAAAGAAATATCGATCTTTTCTATTGGTTACAAGTAGCTGCCTCGAGCTTGATGCAACCAATGAGCTCAAGCAATGGGAACTTGAATTGTTTATAGCTAAGCACCCAGCAAGTCGGGAAACTCCTCAGACTGAAGCGCTGTTGGCTATCAGGgagttgaatttaaaaaaaaaaaaatgttactgtagCACTCTGGCTATTGAACACAACTCCGGACAAGGGACAGAAAAAGATATTACATTTCTTTACGCCTTTAAGGTAATTCAGCTAGTCATGAATCTGAAATCAAACCGGAACGttactttaaatatttttttagatttagaCAAAgtttaaatactatttttttaatatatattaaagatGACATTACCATGTTTTTCTCCCAAATTACCTTACATGTGTTTTAAAGtggacatttaaaaatatttccagaAAATACTatcacaaattatatataaaatgtataaagataattgcaaaataaaatacgcactgtaaatctcatggtatttgtatgtgtgtatttttcaGGGAAAGAATGTTCTCCTCCTCCCAACAAACAGTGCCCAGCAGCTGCTTGCCATGGCCAGGACAAGAGCTCAGGTTAGTTAGTCTAGATGAGGATAAAAGTAACTGTGTCATTGTGGCAGAATGGGCGTAGTGTGGTGTAAAATAATAGACTCCAGTCCTCTATTCAATTAAGcgccttggttttatttcttttcaactAAAAATACCAAACCGCACTCAAAACAAtagggaaaataaacaataaggaagccggggtacacaacaatgtgtaacccgacaaaataaagggaaacggggttgcagtcccaaaataaacaaacaacaaaagcagTCCGTCTTCCGTTTTGTAATCCGGGAACGGGAAAAACACGGGGGTAAtaaacccagcacttccgggttgtcacTCCTCCGGCGtgatcccggagcgtcccgttagtgctctaaaaaatACAAGCAGTAGAAGGGTTAGCCAGTAAATGCACAATCGCAAAACGACCCGTCTTCCAATTCCCTTCCCCTGCTTCTCTGctagtttctttctttctctctctctctctctctcacacactgtaccttgccagaaggaacagaaccccgggccacgcccccttttgtacgccccgtcccgtccccattggtcagcgagggcaaccgccgtcagccaatgcgtgattgccactgcgcttcccgaccgggtctgtgacgttgcgcaccgcggctctgcctgctcctcctccccagtgccctcaccggtcggaagggagatctaaaacaagaattcactctctctttgtcacatatcccaccgctcagagtggagccgaaggaacactcggccaaacctaccaaccccattactcccccctcccgggaaaaataatccgcattttggtgatctttccctgcacgatgtaccatacgatacatgtaaggctgcaatgccaaataccaccgagttatccgggcattgctatccttcatagtgcttaaccatctgagtggggcgtggtctgtgactagatcaaatgaatgtcccagtaagtaatatctgagggagtgagtcgcccatttaatggccaagcactccttctccacaaccgagtaattgcgctccctaggaagcatttttttgctgatgtagagaatggggtgctccaccccgttgaccctctgggacaagaccgcccccaaaccaacctctgacgcgtcagtatggaggaggaatctcttgctaaagtctggtaatattagcgcaggagcctggcacagtttgcgcttaatggtctcaaacgctccctgacactcttctgaccacttgactaaatttggcgcacttttcttagtgaggttcaccagaggatcgaccacggtggcatactcggggataaagcggcggtaataaccggccaatcctaacagtgatctcacctgggatttagttttggggaccgccgcgtccaccaaagcctggactttggtggctacgggtttcacctgtccgtttcccatgataaatcctaagtactgagtttcagatttcgcaaacgcacatttttttaggttggctgtcagccgggcagccctcagagactgaaggacggctgtaagtcgaattacatgctctctccaggtggagctatatattaccacatcgtcaatataagctgctgcatactcacgatggggatgtaacacctcgtccatcagtctctgaaaggcggcgggcgcaccatgtaacccaaacggcatggttttaaaatggaacagaccatccggagttgaaaatgccgttttttcacatgaatcgcgggttaaagggatctgccaatatcccttcgtcaggtccaaagttgagataaacccggccgtccccagtcggtcgagaagttcgtcgatccgaggcatggggtaggcgtcgaacttggcgatagcattgacctttcgaaaatcgacacagaagcgattagtgccgtccttcttggccactataacaataggactgcaccactcgcttctggaaggctcaatgaccccaagttcgagcatcgccctcacctcgttctggacgccactccgccggctttctgggatccggtagggcctctcccgaacagtgacccctggcggagtaataacagcatatttggtaaggttagttctgccgggcacgtcagaaaacacatccccaaatttcccaatcaacttacgcaattctacttgctgatctggaagtaactgtttccccattgaaatctggcggggctaggggtctctatgcagggtcctaagtcatcctccatctcgcctggggctatgaataagacctctcttgccttccagggctttaacaaattgacatgatagatttctgttttatttcggcgatcgggctgtctaatttcataattcactaatcctatggcccgtatcacctcatatggcccctgccatttagcacacagtttcgattccaatgatggaagaagcagcattactttatctcctggccgaaaggttcgaattcgtgcattggtattgtaatgccgctgttgccgatgttgagccgatctgagattgtcctgagccagtcgaccaattaaatcaaggcgatcacgcagtaggagcacatgctgcactacatttttagaggagcccttgtgttcttcccaaccttctctcaacaggtcgaggatgccccttggctgccggccatataatagctcgaagggggaaaatcccgttgagctctgaggcacctctctcactgcgaagagtaggtaaggaagaagggtagcccaatgtttctgctcctgactcacaaaccgtctcaacatttgcttcaatgtttggttaaaacgttccaccagcccatccgtttggggatgataaacagatgtcctaatgggacgtatttttagaattttgtacacctgctgtagcgttttcgacaagaagtttgttccatgatcagtcaatatttcttttgggatccctaccctagccataatctgacttaactctttcgcaattgcagtggcactagtggaccgcaacggaactgcttccgggtaccgcgttgcataatccaccatcactaatatgtgcgtgtacccggaatcagaaggcagcactggcccaactatgtccattgcaacgcgttcaaagggagtggagataataggcagtgggaccagaggggcggggcgcactcgacccggtgctactctctgacattctgggcagctagctacatatttcgccacttcggtgtagagccctgcccagtaaaatcgagccagtattcggtccctcgtcttgtccacgccaagatgtcctgcaaaggggacgtcatgcgccagcctcatgacctctggtcgacaggacgggggaaccatcaactgtttgacaggctgtcctgtgcccggggctgggtttactctataaagcaagtgcccctctaccacgaaatggggatataccagcgtcccaatgccgtcaacatccttaccctcaatagaccggacctgttcccaagcgtgcaccagtgtgggatcgttgttctgctcccacactaggtccgcgcttgaggcccacacgtccgggatattgacaggggctggagcagtctctaccctcgagggtccagtaacctcgcccgcccggtcacactgcgttccgactcccttcgattgacgtttgggaccatcagcaccttctcccgccagaccccaaccgtgtcttatcgatgcgccttcccacttttctttccgtctctccttacgtgtttttctaggacgaaaaagtggagaaaacagctctgtatggaagggaaaaacagtaccaattacttcccttccccgggggtctgccgtgtctacacgtgtggtcgaggctgccgatatttTCACTAAATCTTTATATTGTGGCCAGTCTCGAcacagaataactggatgtggcaacttttcggccacccccactactaggtggcgctttatcgggcctaccgataaatatacttttagagtggggtatgtcgccgtatccccatggatacaggagattgccacctggccttgtggctgccacgacataccgccaaggagagctgttcgaattaaagtttgctcacaccctgtgtccactaaggcgtgggtgttcacattccccaatacaacatcaaccatacacgggccctcccgaccatttccccatttcctacctgtctcagacgccaggtgacacgcagccacgtcgcactccatggccgccgggcagtatctggcaatgtgtcccggctgctggcacctaaaacagacgggtggggcagagggcaagggcggtacatatttgtcccgctgctggtatgacagcggggcagggggaaccattctaccccagctgggggccaacctctgcctccatggTAAGGGGGCCGGGTGGCCCGACGGGGCCGGTGATCTGACGGCCCTGGGTCCGGGAAAAGGGTTCGACGGCGGTCCTTTGGCagcggagggaggggggcagtccagcagggtggttcgggcggacaccagggagtcctcgaagtttTCGGCTAACGCCACGGCCTGCTCCAGCGTCGTGGGGTTATGCCGGCGTACCCACGCCTGCGTCtcagccccgaccacatggcagaattgttccatcacaatggcctcccccatctgaatcccggttttctgactggggttcagccattgcgccatgtggtcgcataattgctgggctaccaccctgggccgggtgttggGGGGTCGCTGGAACTCCCGGAATCTGACCCGATgagtctcccccgtgatattgagacggcggaggatagcctgcttaaccaggtcatactgggcggcatcgtcgtcagtcatggcccggtacgctgcttgtgcttccccgatcaagcagggaccaagttggctcgcccagtactcccggggccatgctgcaGTGGTAGCCAACCGTTCAAAGGCTACCAGgtaggcctccgggtcatcctccaccgtcattttctgggcccgggccttcggAGCAACCAGCACGGGGCCCGTCGCcgctgacgtcatccccatcccgaccctctcgataagagccgtgtatctctcctccctcctccgttcctcagcctccctccggctgtccaacgcctccaggatcgccgacaaagtggttgggtccatcccacgatgacaccacgtgtggcagaaTGGGCGTAGTGTGGTGTAAAATAATAGACTCCAGTCCTCTATTCAATTAAGcgccttggttttatttcttttcaactAAAAATACCAAACCGCACTCAAAACAAtagggaaaataaacaataaggaagccggggtacacaacaatgtgtaacccgacaaaataaagggaaacggggttgcagtcccaaaataaacaaacaacaaaagcagTCCGTCTTCCGTTTTGTAATCCGGGAACGGGAAAAACACGGGGGTAAtaaacccagcacttccgggttgtcacTCCTCCGGCGtgatcccggagcgtcccgttagtgctctaaaaaatACAAGCAGTAGAAGGGTTAGCCAGTAAATGCACAATCGCAAAACGACCCGTCTTCCAATTCCCTTCCCCTGCTTCTCTGctagtttctttctttctctctctctctctctctcacacactgtaccttgccagaaggaacagaaccccgggccacgcccccttttgtacgccccgtcccgtccccattggtcagcgagggcaaccgccgtcagccaatgcgtgattgccactgcgcttcccgaccgggtctgtgacgttgcgcaccgcggctctgcctgctcctcctccccagtgccctcaccggtcggaagggagatctaaaacaagaattcactctctctttgtcacagtcatttactaaaatgttttctaaaataagtgtataataaaaataaacaaaagaaaaataaacgtttgtctttgcagaattaaATGCTGAGTAGCCACCATCCAAATgacatatataaacacacacataaacacacacacttggACAGATGCAAAGAGATATGAGCTTTTTATGCAGACATGGCAGCCTAATGAGAAATATAAATTCCCAAAGCAGAAAACATCCGATAACAAAGTGAGGTCATTCAGAAGGGAATGGTTCATACAGTATACTTGGTTGCTTTATTCAGCAGTTGATGATGGGAGTCTATTGCAAATACTCTGTGCTTTTTGGCAGAACAgggaaaaatgcagagaaactagaACGGTTCTACCCATGTCCTTTAAAAAGATGGCgatcagcagttacaaaactcaAAGAACACCAAGAAAAAGCacaattccacaaagcagcagtaaagTTTGGTAATGATTTCATATCTGTTATGCAACTTCACTTAAATGTTTCATGGTACAATTAATTTCATGGGAGAAAGTCATCTATCTAATgaggtgcagtgtttttttattgtactatatataatacaataaatatatagaaTCTGTATGAATATAGATATCTGTTACTAATATCTAGTCCTTTGAAGTAGATCTAGAGAATGTTAAAGAGAAAGGAAGGGGGAAAACAAACTTAATTAACATCCCAGCATCTGAAGTCTcagtttaagatttgaaatgtcattttacaaagAACATTCAATTACAACTAGGAATTTCTCACACACCCTTTATATACA from Acipenser ruthenus chromosome 50, fAciRut3.2 maternal haplotype, whole genome shotgun sequence carries:
- the LOC131722024 gene encoding zinc finger protein OZF-like, coding for MESVYKQEEVQELVPICIKQEMPELEPVHIKEETELEPVHIKEETELEPVHIKEETELEPVHMKEETELEPVHIKEETELEPVHIKEETELEPVHIKEEETELEPVHIKEETELEPVHIKEETELEPVHIKDESIKLFKDSENISQPKISHQCLECGKSFSQLGNLKRHQQIHTGERPHHCTDCGESFSRSGSLKIHLRIHTGEKPYHCTECGKSFSHSGNMKNHQLIHAGEKLYSCSDCGKSFSHSGNLKKHQRIHTGEKLYSCSDCGKSFIQSVDLRKHLRIHTGEKLYHCSDCGKSFSQSGDLRTHQRIHTGEKPYRCSNCGKSFRQSQNLKIHQRIHTGEKPYRCSDCGKSFRKSQNLKTHQRIHTGEKPYHCSDCGKSFSRSVTLKTHQRIHRGEKPYCCSDCGKSFRFKQGLQSHQQIHTGEKPYRCSDCGKSFCRKQRLQKHQRIHRREKP
- the LOC131722032 gene encoding zinc finger protein with KRAB and SCAN domains 5-like, whose amino-acid sequence is MTDDDAAQYDLVKQAILRRLNITGETHRVRFREFQRPPNTRPRVVAQQLCDHMAQWLNPSQKTGIQMGEAIVMEQFCHVVGAETQAWVRRHNPTTLEQAVALAENFEDSLVSARTTLLDCPPPSAAKGPPSNPFPGPRAVRSPAPSGHPAPLPWRQRLAPSWGRMVPPAPLSYQQRDKYVPPLPSAPPVCFRCQQPGHIARYCPAAMECDVAACHLASETDLPSDR